A section of the Cottoperca gobio chromosome 17, fCotGob3.1, whole genome shotgun sequence genome encodes:
- the LOC115021953 gene encoding protein THEM6-like: MLLLVLGALLLLFCTLDVWYFLRGAQVFFQAWFQPRIWDLLAEQSIDGMVLPHDLDYMGHMNNSRYLRECDFARFHHYMRNGLFMASRKLGARMVVGASTIRYRRSLAFREAFEIRTKIVGWDEKAFYVEQRFVSKKDDFVSAVMLCRQNVVHCSPESIIEFVCKRKIECPELPEDLKHWISFISASSQALRAESGLEEKNK; encoded by the exons ATGTTGCTGCTGGTGCTGGGtgccctcctcctgctcttctgcACTCTGGATGTATGGTACTTCCTACGGGGGGCCCAGGTGTTCTTCCAGGCGTGGTTCCAACCCAGAATATGGGACCTGCTGGCTGAGCAAAGTATCGATGGCATGGTCCTTCCCCATGATTTGGACTACATGGGCCACATGAACAACTCCCGATATCTAAGGGAGTGTGACTTTGCCCgctttcaccattacatgcgaAACGGGCTGTTCATGGCTTCACGCAAACTGGGGGCCAGAATGGTGGTAGGGGCCTCCACCATCCGGTACCGACGCTCCCTGGCCTTCCGTGAGGCTTTTGAGATTCGGACCAAAATAGTGGGATGGGATGAGAAGGCGTTTTACGTGGAGCAGCGCTTTGTGTCCAAGAAAGATGATTTTGTCTCTGCGGTCATGCTCTGCAGGCAGAATGTAGTGCACTGCAGCCCGGAGAGCATTATCGAGTTTGTCTGCAAAAGGAAG atcGAGTGCCCAGAGCTTCCAGAGGACCTCAAACACTGGATCAGCTTCATCTCAGCCAGCAGCCAGGCTCTGAGAGCAGAGAGCGGACTGGAAGAGAAGAACAAGTGA